The proteins below are encoded in one region of Nakamurella flava:
- a CDS encoding shikimate kinase, whose product MTRPLAVLVGPMGSGKTAVGKVLAARLGVALRDTDADIVAEQGRSISDIFTTDGEPVFRALERAAVARAVAEHPGVLSLGGGAVLAPETQAVLGGHAVVLLTVTAATGVRRTGLDGAGRPMLAGVNPRATYRALLAARMPVYRQVATVEVATDDLGVDEVADVIIEKLGLA is encoded by the coding sequence ATGACGCGGCCGCTGGCCGTCCTGGTCGGACCCATGGGCTCCGGCAAGACGGCCGTCGGGAAGGTGCTCGCCGCTCGTCTGGGGGTCGCGCTCCGGGACACCGACGCGGACATCGTCGCCGAACAGGGCCGGTCGATCTCCGACATCTTCACCACCGACGGCGAACCGGTCTTCCGGGCGCTGGAGCGGGCCGCGGTGGCCCGGGCGGTGGCCGAGCACCCGGGCGTGCTGTCGCTCGGAGGCGGGGCGGTCCTCGCGCCGGAGACCCAGGCGGTGCTCGGGGGTCACGCCGTGGTGTTGTTGACGGTGACGGCGGCCACCGGGGTCCGGCGCACCGGACTGGACGGGGCCGGCCGGCCGATGCTGGCCGGGGTGAACCCGCGGGCGACGTACCGCGCCCTGCTCGCGGCCCGAATGCCCGTCTACCGGCAGGTGGCGACCGTGGAGGTGGCGACCGACGACCTGGGGGTCGACGAGGTCGCCGACGTGATCATCGAGAAGTTGGGACTGGCATGA